In a single window of the Carassius auratus strain Wakin unplaced genomic scaffold, ASM336829v1 scaf_tig00013897, whole genome shotgun sequence genome:
- the LOC113074207 gene encoding tubulin-specific chaperone A-like: MADPRIRQIKIKTGVVKRLAKEEVLYIKEAKQQEEKIERLKAEAGDEYFNQETGKKNKLPETTALLRNLRLTHKIIEP, translated from the exons ATGGCGGATCCAAGAATACGGCAAATTAAAATCAAGACTGGGGTGGTTAAACG TTTGGCCAAAGAGGAGGTGTTGTACATAAAGGAGGCAAAGCAGCAGGAAGAGAAGATTGAGCGTCTCAAGGCAGAGGCAGGAGATGAGTATTTTAATCAAGAAACAGGTAAGAAGAATAAACTACCTGAAACAACAGCTCTGTTGAGAAACTTGAGACTCACTCATAAAATAATAGAACCATAA